Proteins from a genomic interval of Pseudomonas paeninsulae:
- a CDS encoding DUF6316 family protein — protein sequence MFGQRTIDPSPGTHYRSERVTAVNGQYFFSTREGTLEGPYFTRIDAERDIGFYIDRVLQASDSIKSRAF from the coding sequence ATGTTCGGTCAACGCACCATCGACCCCAGCCCCGGCACGCACTACCGCAGCGAGCGGGTCACTGCGGTCAACGGCCAGTATTTCTTCTCTACGCGCGAAGGCACCCTCGAAGGCCCCTACTTCACGCGCATCGACGCAGAGCGGGACATCGGCTTCTATATTGACCGTGTGCTACAGGCCAGCGACAGCATTAAGAGTCGAGCATTCTGA
- the gspH gene encoding type II secretion system minor pseudopilin GspH encodes MFAGRSGASSPVRGFTLVELLVVIVIVGSLIGMAVLSSGIAGPARELRNEAERLAGLIGVLAEEAVLDNREYGLLLHAEGYRVLRYDPLSARWQELDDKPYRLPAWAELSVELEGEALHLPQPATEPRGAANPTPQLLLLSSGELSPFRLRLSERRKDGLRLLLSSDGFRLPKVEVDGQAGRPG; translated from the coding sequence ATGTTTGCCGGTCGCAGTGGCGCGTCCAGCCCGGTCCGGGGCTTTACCTTGGTCGAGTTGCTGGTGGTTATCGTGATTGTCGGCAGCCTGATCGGCATGGCTGTACTCAGCAGCGGCATCGCCGGCCCGGCCCGCGAGTTGCGTAACGAAGCCGAGCGGCTGGCCGGATTGATTGGCGTGTTGGCTGAGGAAGCGGTGCTGGACAATCGCGAATACGGCTTGCTGTTGCATGCCGAGGGCTATCGGGTGCTGCGTTATGACCCCCTGTCCGCGCGCTGGCAGGAGCTGGATGACAAACCCTACCGTTTGCCGGCTTGGGCCGAGCTGAGCGTCGAACTCGAAGGCGAGGCGCTGCACTTGCCGCAGCCGGCAACCGAGCCGCGTGGTGCGGCCAATCCCACACCTCAATTGCTGCTGCTCTCCAGTGGCGAGCTCAGCCCCTTTCGCTTGCGCTTGAGTGAGCGGCGTAAGGATGGTCTGCGTTTGCTGTTGTCCAGCGATGGCTTTCGTTTGCCCAAGGTCGAGGTCGACGGCCAAGCGGGTCGGCCAGGATGA
- a CDS encoding NAD(P)H-dependent oxidoreductase, with protein MTEAAKSGATPIEGDGKRILMILGTPKTSSLCHALGEAYAQGARNEGHVVRQLKLGELSFDPVLRDGYDQSQTLEPDLLEAQRQIHWAEHLVFVYPVWWGGFPALLKGFFDRVFLPGFAFKYRARSQLWDKLLSGRTADLLVTLDTPPWYFRWVYGAPAHRQMTRTILGFSGIKTRRLSEFAPVRPSSEEQRQSWLRRAETLGSRA; from the coding sequence ATGACTGAAGCAGCCAAAAGCGGTGCCACCCCAATCGAAGGCGACGGCAAACGCATCCTGATGATTCTCGGCACGCCGAAAACCAGCAGCCTCTGCCACGCCCTCGGCGAAGCCTATGCCCAGGGTGCGCGCAACGAAGGGCATGTGGTGCGGCAGTTGAAACTCGGCGAACTGAGCTTCGACCCGGTGCTGCGCGACGGCTATGACCAGAGCCAGACCCTGGAGCCGGACTTGCTCGAAGCACAGCGGCAGATCCACTGGGCCGAGCATCTGGTATTCGTCTACCCGGTCTGGTGGGGCGGCTTTCCGGCGCTGCTCAAGGGCTTCTTCGACCGGGTGTTCCTACCCGGCTTCGCCTTCAAGTACCGCGCTCGCTCGCAACTGTGGGACAAACTGCTGAGCGGCCGTACCGCCGATTTGCTGGTGACCCTAGACACCCCGCCCTGGTACTTCCGCTGGGTCTATGGCGCGCCGGCGCATCGGCAGATGACGCGCACCATCCTTGGCTTCAGCGGCATCAAAACCCGGCGCCTGAGCGAGTTCGCCCCGGTACGCCCCTCCAGCGAGGAGCAACGGCAGAGCTGGCTACGTCGTGCCGAAACACTCGGCAGCCGCGCCTAA
- a CDS encoding type II secretion system protein M, with translation MNRLGELMKPSAAQLQGSVLVQRWRALQARERLALGLLALFVLLALLYLLLWQPARQGVIAARSTYQQERALHAYLQAQAPLARSLVSKPQVSLDPARLQGLVTASAAEQGLAIVRLDSESDGSLQVNLQPAPFAQLQRWFSRLEQQGVQIAEAGLDRAEDNRVAARLTLHVAQ, from the coding sequence ATGAATCGTTTGGGCGAGTTGATGAAGCCATCTGCGGCGCAGCTGCAGGGCTCGGTACTGGTGCAGCGCTGGCGTGCCTTGCAAGCCCGCGAGCGCCTGGCTCTGGGGCTACTGGCGCTGTTTGTGCTGCTGGCGCTGTTGTATCTGTTGCTCTGGCAGCCGGCGCGTCAGGGCGTGATTGCGGCACGCAGCACCTATCAGCAGGAGCGCGCCTTGCATGCTTACCTGCAGGCACAGGCGCCGTTGGCGCGCAGCTTGGTGAGCAAGCCACAGGTCAGTCTCGATCCGGCACGCTTGCAGGGGCTGGTTACCGCCAGCGCCGCCGAGCAGGGGTTGGCCATAGTGCGGCTGGACAGCGAGAGCGACGGTTCGCTGCAGGTCAATTTGCAGCCGGCGCCATTCGCCCAGCTCCAGCGTTGGTTCAGTCGGCTGGAACAGCAGGGCGTGCAAATTGCCGAGGCGGGCCTGGATCGGGCTGAGGACAATCGAGTGGCGGCAAGGTTAACCTTGCACGTGGCGCAGTAA
- the gspI gene encoding type II secretion system minor pseudopilin GspI has translation MKQCRGFTLLEVLIALAIFAVVAASVLTASARSLQVAARLEDKTLAMWIADNRLTELQLAKTPAGDGRDQGEQEFAGRRWQWQSEIQATSEPSMRRVTLWVAPRPDRGNRAGDLREHAVISLSGFLGDGR, from the coding sequence ATGAAACAGTGCCGTGGCTTCACCCTGCTCGAGGTGCTGATCGCCCTGGCGATTTTCGCCGTGGTGGCCGCCAGCGTGCTGACCGCCAGCGCGCGCAGCCTGCAAGTCGCTGCCCGCCTGGAAGACAAGACCCTGGCGATGTGGATCGCCGATAATCGATTGACCGAGCTGCAGTTGGCCAAAACGCCTGCTGGCGATGGGCGTGATCAGGGCGAGCAGGAGTTCGCCGGGCGGCGCTGGCAATGGCAGAGCGAAATTCAGGCGACCAGTGAACCGAGCATGCGCCGGGTCACTTTGTGGGTGGCGCCGCGCCCGGACAGAGGCAACCGCGCTGGTGACCTGCGCGAACATGCGGTGATCAGCCTCAGCGGCTTTCTCGGGGATGGACGATGA
- the gspK gene encoding type II secretion system minor pseudopilin GspK, producing the protein MKAQRGVALITVMLVVAVVTVVCAGIIARQQLSIRSSANQLHVRQAWQYALGGETLAKAVLRRDLQQGNPRAPVDHLDEAWAQPLAPFALDEGGELRVHIIDPTGRFNLNSLVRQGAPNDAAVAQFRRLLLALQIDTPYAERLLDWLDADFEPSGGYGAEDNQYLLAEPAYRAANRALADVSELRLLLEMNEVDYQRLLPWVSALPADATLNVNTASAQVLASLAEGLPLSTAEGLVARRAGQGYADVSSFLAQLPGLQVQSQRLAVGSQYFQVISEVSVGDRRQVLRSTLQRASNGKLYVLARDLGQSGVPSAPVEEVEQ; encoded by the coding sequence ATGAAGGCGCAGCGCGGTGTGGCGCTGATCACCGTGATGTTGGTGGTGGCGGTGGTGACGGTGGTCTGCGCCGGGATTATCGCCCGCCAACAGTTGTCGATTCGCAGCAGCGCCAACCAATTGCATGTGCGCCAGGCCTGGCAGTACGCCCTGGGCGGCGAAACCCTGGCCAAGGCGGTGTTGCGGCGCGACTTGCAGCAAGGCAATCCACGTGCGCCTGTGGATCATCTGGACGAAGCCTGGGCGCAGCCGTTGGCGCCGTTCGCCCTGGACGAGGGCGGTGAGTTGCGGGTGCACATCATCGACCCGACTGGGCGATTCAATCTCAACAGCCTGGTGCGCCAAGGCGCACCTAATGACGCAGCAGTGGCGCAGTTTCGCCGATTACTCTTGGCTTTGCAGATCGACACTCCCTATGCCGAGCGCTTGCTCGACTGGCTGGACGCCGATTTTGAACCGAGCGGCGGCTATGGCGCCGAGGATAATCAATACTTGCTGGCAGAGCCGGCCTATCGCGCCGCCAACCGGGCGCTGGCCGATGTATCCGAGTTGCGCCTGTTGCTGGAGATGAATGAAGTCGATTACCAGCGCCTGTTGCCCTGGGTCAGTGCCTTGCCGGCGGATGCGACCTTGAACGTCAATACCGCCAGCGCCCAGGTGCTGGCAAGTCTGGCCGAGGGGCTGCCGCTGAGTACGGCCGAGGGCCTGGTGGCCCGGCGCGCTGGCCAGGGCTATGCCGATGTGTCGAGTTTTCTCGCGCAATTGCCCGGGTTGCAGGTGCAGAGCCAGAGGCTGGCTGTGGGCAGTCAGTATTTTCAGGTGATCAGCGAGGTTAGCGTAGGCGATCGCCGTCAGGTTTTACGCAGCACCCTGCAGCGTGCCAGCAATGGCAAGCTGTATGTCCTAGCCCGTGATCTGGGGCAGAGCGGTGTCCCGTCTGCGCCCGTCGAGGAAGTTGAGCAATGA
- the xcpS gene encoding GspF family T2SS innner membrane protein variant XcpS: MAAFEYLALDGNGRQHKGVLEADSARQVRQILRERQLAPLEVEATRTREQARGGGHFSLVRGLSARDLALLTRQLATLIQAALPVEEALRAAAAQARIPRIQSMLLVVRARVLEGHGLASSLTEFPAAFPELYRSTVAAGEHAGHLGPVLEQLADYTEQRQQSRQKIQLALLYPLILMCTSLLIVGFLLGYVVPDIVRVFVDSGQTLPALTRGLIVASEWVKGWGWLALILALLGFFALRWALHDEALKLRWHGFLLHVPLLGGLIRATDCARFASTLAILTRSGVPLVEALGIGAEVIVNRVIRQQVVVAAQKVREGGSLTRALEASGQFPPMMLHMIASGERSGELDQMLARTARNQENDLSAQVALLVGLFEPFMLVFMGAVVLVIVLAILLPILSLNQLVG; this comes from the coding sequence ATGGCCGCATTCGAATACCTCGCCCTCGATGGCAATGGTCGCCAGCACAAAGGTGTACTGGAGGCCGACAGTGCCCGCCAGGTACGGCAAATTCTGCGCGAGCGGCAGTTGGCGCCGCTGGAGGTCGAGGCCACCCGCACCCGGGAGCAAGCCCGTGGCGGCGGGCACTTCAGTCTGGTGCGTGGGCTGTCGGCGCGCGATCTGGCCTTGCTCACTCGCCAGCTGGCGACGCTGATCCAGGCTGCGCTTCCGGTCGAGGAAGCGCTGCGTGCGGCAGCGGCCCAGGCCCGCATACCGCGGATCCAGAGCATGCTGCTGGTAGTGCGTGCACGAGTCCTGGAAGGCCACGGTCTGGCCAGCAGTCTGACGGAATTCCCCGCGGCCTTCCCCGAGCTGTACCGCTCTACCGTGGCGGCCGGCGAGCATGCAGGGCACCTCGGTCCGGTACTGGAGCAGCTGGCCGATTACACCGAGCAGCGTCAGCAGTCGCGGCAGAAGATTCAGCTGGCGCTGCTTTATCCGTTGATCCTGATGTGCACCTCGCTGCTGATCGTTGGTTTTCTGCTTGGCTATGTGGTGCCGGATATCGTGCGGGTGTTCGTCGACTCTGGGCAAACCCTGCCGGCGCTGACTCGCGGGTTGATCGTGGCCAGTGAATGGGTCAAGGGCTGGGGCTGGCTGGCGTTGATCCTGGCACTGCTGGGCTTTTTCGCCCTGCGCTGGGCGTTGCACGATGAGGCGCTGAAGCTGCGTTGGCATGGGTTTCTGCTGCACGTGCCGTTGCTCGGTGGCTTGATTCGAGCCACTGATTGCGCCCGTTTTGCCTCGACCCTGGCGATTCTCACTCGCAGCGGCGTGCCGCTGGTGGAGGCGCTGGGTATCGGCGCGGAAGTGATAGTCAACCGGGTGATTCGGCAGCAGGTGGTGGTCGCCGCGCAAAAAGTCCGCGAAGGCGGTAGCCTGACCCGCGCCCTGGAAGCCAGTGGGCAGTTCCCGCCGATGATGCTGCACATGATCGCCAGCGGCGAGCGCTCCGGCGAGCTGGATCAGATGCTCGCGCGCACGGCGCGCAATCAGGAAAACGACCTGAGCGCTCAGGTGGCGTTGCTGGTTGGGCTATTCGAGCCTTTTATGTTGGTGTTTATGGGCGCAGTGGTGCTGGTCATAGTACTGGCCATCCTGCTGCCGATTCTGTCTCTCAATCAGTTGGTGGGGTAA
- the gspJ gene encoding type II secretion system minor pseudopilin GspJ has translation MRYARGFTLLELLIAIALFALLGLATYRMLDSVLLTDSSTRAHEQQLRELVRAIAAFERDLLQVSVRPVRDPFGEPRPALLGEEGDDAGVELSRAGWRNPLGLVRADLQRVRWQLSGEQWQRRYWNVLDQAQDSQPQVQQALDGVLSIRLRFLDDEGNWQSSWPPPAVSGEAQLTMLPQALELVLEHRRYGELRRLLRLSDALPKEAAQAPEAGQSNEQQVSGEGSEP, from the coding sequence ATGAGGTACGCACGCGGCTTCACCCTGCTCGAATTGCTGATCGCCATCGCGCTATTCGCCCTGCTCGGCTTGGCCACCTACCGCATGCTCGACAGCGTGCTGCTAACCGATAGCAGTACGCGCGCCCACGAACAACAACTGCGTGAACTGGTACGCGCTATCGCCGCCTTCGAGCGCGACCTGCTGCAGGTGAGTGTGCGGCCAGTGCGCGATCCTTTTGGCGAGCCACGTCCTGCCTTGCTGGGCGAAGAGGGCGATGACGCCGGAGTGGAGCTGAGCCGGGCCGGTTGGCGCAATCCGCTCGGCTTGGTGCGTGCCGATCTGCAGCGGGTGCGCTGGCAACTGAGCGGCGAGCAGTGGCAGCGGCGCTACTGGAATGTGCTCGATCAGGCCCAGGACAGTCAGCCCCAGGTGCAGCAGGCGCTGGATGGGGTACTGAGCATACGCTTGCGTTTTCTGGATGATGAGGGCAACTGGCAAAGCAGCTGGCCGCCCCCTGCGGTCAGTGGCGAAGCGCAGCTGACCATGTTGCCCCAGGCGCTCGAATTGGTGCTCGAACACCGACGGTATGGCGAGCTGCGGCGTCTGTTGCGTTTGTCTGATGCGCTGCCCAAGGAGGCCGCGCAGGCGCCAGAGGCGGGTCAGTCAAACGAGCAGCAAGTGTCGGGCGAGGGCAGCGAACCATGA
- the gspL gene encoding type II secretion system protein GspL, translating to MNQLCVFLPPAACADALAELPVQRVREGDSQCLPFAEAMAGLADAWTLVLPVEAVTVCAVRLPTQKARWLRQALPYAVEELLAEDIEQLHLALGEQLEDGRHRVFAVRRSWLTSWLALCPTPPRTIAVDADLLPRQGTQLLHLESRWLLGGEGVARLALGAEDWSALAASCAHPHVAYRTARQSGLEPVDTATEIVDGYTWLAGQASENNLAQGEFATYQESGQWQRWRPLLGLVGLWLVLQWGFNLAQGWQLQNQAQNYAEVSAALYRELFPDDHKLVNLRAQLDQHLAAGGASGQGRLLGMLTQVNQALSAEGTQILVQQVDFSEVRGDLAMQIQAPGFAELERLRERLQEAGLAVQLGSASRETAGVSARLVIGG from the coding sequence ATGAATCAATTGTGTGTGTTCCTGCCACCTGCGGCCTGTGCCGACGCCTTAGCGGAGTTGCCGGTGCAGCGGGTGCGCGAGGGCGACAGTCAGTGTCTGCCGTTTGCCGAGGCGATGGCTGGGTTGGCCGATGCCTGGACCCTGGTTCTGCCGGTCGAGGCGGTAACGGTCTGCGCCGTGCGCCTGCCGACGCAGAAAGCCCGCTGGCTGCGCCAGGCTCTGCCGTACGCGGTGGAGGAATTGCTCGCCGAAGACATTGAGCAGTTGCATCTGGCCTTGGGCGAGCAGCTCGAGGACGGTCGTCATCGGGTGTTTGCCGTACGCCGCAGTTGGCTAACCAGCTGGTTGGCGCTGTGCCCAACGCCGCCACGCACGATTGCCGTGGATGCCGATCTGCTGCCACGTCAGGGCACTCAGTTGCTACACCTGGAATCGCGCTGGTTGCTCGGCGGCGAAGGGGTGGCCCGCCTGGCACTGGGAGCGGAGGATTGGTCGGCGTTGGCCGCTAGCTGCGCCCATCCGCATGTTGCCTATCGTACAGCCCGGCAGTCGGGGCTGGAACCGGTGGATACGGCTACCGAAATCGTCGATGGCTATACCTGGCTGGCCGGCCAGGCGAGCGAGAACAATTTGGCCCAGGGTGAATTTGCCACGTACCAAGAAAGTGGCCAGTGGCAGCGCTGGCGTCCGCTGCTGGGGTTGGTCGGTCTGTGGCTGGTGTTGCAGTGGGGCTTCAACCTGGCCCAAGGCTGGCAGTTGCAGAATCAGGCGCAGAACTACGCCGAGGTCAGCGCGGCGCTCTATCGAGAGCTGTTCCCCGACGACCACAAGCTGGTCAATCTGCGCGCCCAGCTGGATCAACACCTGGCTGCGGGCGGCGCTAGCGGTCAGGGGCGTTTGCTCGGCATGCTCACGCAGGTGAATCAGGCGCTGAGCGCGGAGGGCACACAGATTTTGGTTCAGCAGGTGGATTTCAGCGAGGTGCGTGGTGATTTGGCCATGCAGATTCAGGCGCCTGGGTTTGCCGAGCTGGAGCGACTGCGTGAGCGTCTGCAGGAGGCCGGTTTGGCGGTGCAACTGGGTTCGGCCAGCCGTGAAACGGCTGGCGTCAGCGCCCGTCTGGTGATCGGAGGATGA
- the gspG gene encoding type II secretion system major pseudopilin GspG, producing the protein MNNAAKSTRGAWPRPARLQAGFTLIEIMVVVVILGILAALVVPQIMSRPDQAKVTVAKSDIKAVSAALDMYKLDNYAYPSTQQGLEALVEKPSGNPPAKNWSRDGYLKRLPVDPWGNVYQYLAPGTRGAFDLYSLGADGKQGGSDLDADIGNWDL; encoded by the coding sequence TTGAACAATGCAGCCAAGTCAACCCGGGGCGCTTGGCCGCGGCCTGCCAGGCTTCAGGCAGGTTTTACCCTGATCGAAATCATGGTGGTGGTGGTGATTCTCGGCATCCTTGCCGCGTTGGTGGTGCCGCAAATCATGAGTCGGCCGGATCAGGCCAAGGTCACGGTCGCCAAGAGCGACATCAAGGCGGTCTCCGCTGCGCTGGACATGTACAAGCTGGACAATTACGCCTATCCAAGCACCCAGCAGGGTTTGGAGGCGTTGGTGGAGAAGCCATCCGGCAACCCACCGGCGAAGAACTGGAGCCGCGACGGCTACCTCAAACGTCTGCCCGTCGATCCATGGGGCAATGTCTACCAATACCTGGCGCCGGGTACCCGAGGTGCCTTTGACCTCTATTCGCTGGGAGCCGATGGCAAGCAGGGCGGTAGTGACCTGGATGCCGATATCGGTAATTGGGACCTCTGA
- a CDS encoding DMT family transporter has protein sequence MHISSGRWLYGLFLALLTALLWGVLPIKLKQVLQVMDPVTVTWYRLLVSGSILLTYLAVSQGLPRFRPLGRKGAWLLALAIAGLSANYVLYLTGLNLLSPGTTQLVIQVAPILLLISSLFVFRERFSLGQGMGLAVLLCGFVLFFNQRLGELLTSLSAYTAGVLIVLLAAVVWTFYGLAQKQLLTVWNSLQVMMVIYLACALLLTPWAQPQQVFELNSLQAWLLFACCLNTLVAYGAFAEALAHWEASRVSATLAITPLVTFGSVALAATWWPEHVRPEQINWIAYGGAALVVLGSVLTALGPSLMVSLRARRLRIAAQL, from the coding sequence ATGCACATCTCTTCCGGCCGCTGGCTTTATGGCCTGTTCCTGGCGCTGCTCACCGCTCTGCTCTGGGGCGTGTTGCCGATCAAACTCAAACAAGTACTGCAGGTGATGGACCCGGTCACGGTCACCTGGTATCGACTGCTGGTGTCCGGTTCGATTCTGCTGACTTATTTGGCCGTGTCCCAAGGCTTGCCGCGTTTCCGCCCTCTGGGCCGCAAGGGCGCCTGGCTTCTCGCCTTAGCGATTGCCGGCTTAAGTGCCAATTATGTGCTCTATCTGACCGGCCTGAATCTACTCAGTCCCGGCACCACGCAATTGGTGATCCAGGTCGCGCCTATCTTGCTGCTGATCAGCAGTCTGTTTGTCTTCCGCGAGCGTTTCAGTCTCGGCCAGGGTATGGGTCTGGCCGTGCTGCTGTGCGGTTTTGTGCTGTTTTTCAATCAGCGCTTGGGCGAATTGCTGACCTCGTTGAGCGCTTACACCGCCGGGGTTCTGATCGTGCTGCTGGCCGCAGTTGTCTGGACGTTTTACGGCTTGGCGCAAAAGCAGTTGCTGACGGTGTGGAATTCGTTGCAGGTGATGATGGTGATCTACCTGGCCTGTGCGCTGTTGTTGACCCCTTGGGCGCAGCCGCAGCAGGTCTTCGAGTTGAATTCGTTGCAGGCATGGCTGCTGTTCGCCTGCTGCCTGAATACCCTGGTGGCCTATGGTGCGTTTGCCGAGGCGCTGGCGCATTGGGAGGCCTCGCGGGTCAGTGCAACGCTGGCGATCACGCCGCTGGTGACATTCGGCTCGGTAGCACTGGCGGCGACCTGGTGGCCTGAGCATGTCCGGCCCGAGCAGATCAATTGGATAGCCTACGGCGGCGCGGCGTTGGTGGTGCTGGGATCGGTACTGACTGCCCTCGGCCCGTCGCTGATGGTCAGCCTGCGTGCCCGGCGGTTGCGTATCGCAGCGCAGTTGTAG